A genomic window from Leptospira fletcheri includes:
- a CDS encoding chemotaxis protein CheW — MDEKARRKQFLSFLLGDEIYGVPLAECKEVDHNKKILKVPCSPPHVEGIVNLRGDVVTILNLRSLFGRMQNRDEDKYSIIRLKGKKESFAIMADEVSDIIEVEEKNFEPCPSHIDEREGRFIRNVALFKGETLIILNHEELLRLEDV, encoded by the coding sequence ATGGACGAAAAAGCGCGCAGGAAACAGTTCTTATCTTTTCTACTCGGAGACGAGATCTATGGGGTACCGTTGGCCGAATGCAAAGAGGTGGATCACAACAAAAAAATACTGAAGGTTCCGTGTTCCCCTCCTCATGTGGAAGGGATCGTGAATCTCCGCGGAGACGTAGTGACGATACTGAATCTTAGGTCTTTATTCGGTAGAATGCAGAACAGGGACGAGGATAAGTATTCCATAATACGGTTGAAGGGGAAAAAGGAATCTTTTGCGATCATGGCGGACGAAGTCTCGGATATTATCGAAGTGGAAGAAAAGAATTTCGAACCTTGTCCCTCGCATATAGACGAGAGGGAAGGTAGATTTATCCGAAACGTCGCGTTGTTTAAAGGCGAAACTCTAATCATATTGAATCACGAAGAATTACTGCGTCTGGAAGACGTATAA